The sequence below is a genomic window from Vespula pensylvanica isolate Volc-1 chromosome 1, ASM1446617v1, whole genome shotgun sequence.
TGTTTGCAATGATATCGCGGCCCGAaggtttataatataaaattatgaagaaGCTGGTAGACCAGAGTGAttgcatattattttgaaaatatggTTGTTACTTGTGAACTTAGAATTAATATCTCATATGaagattttatgaaaaatttaatgcaGGGTTGACCTATAGGTTGAGAAACGCTGCCTTAGAGGACACGTTCTCAGGTGGTAGATCGGGGAACGCCTCCCAGATATGGGTGGTaagaggaaaatgaaatacCTCCCGTGGTCCAACAGGTACATACACCGCAAAATTTAACCCAAGATGGGCGGTTTCGAACAGTAACTGTTCTCCAAGTTAGGAGTGgttgatatattaaattcatcgACCTGTTTGGCAAGCATGGTGTTCAAACGCCAAATATCTTCTACAACTTCAAAAAATTTCGTCTTTAAATTAACGATACATAGCAATTGACTCCATTTAACACGAagcagagaaaaataaaaaggattagGAAAAGTCAATCTCCAGCAACGGAGAAACTAAAATAAagctaaagaagaagaaaaagaagaagatgatgatgatgatgatgatgatgatgatgatgatgatgatgataatcatCAAACATTTTACGATCtctatattttgaaatatgagAGACTTCGCGGGTTAAATATATATCCGCGagtatgtgtatttatgtttatataaaatgaaattatatatagaatatcatatatatatatatatattatttttattatatttttagtaatatctaatttaaattaagcttatttatattatttaattttgttacatGAAGAttctattttccattttttccccAAATACACGCTTATATGATTCTTCTTAAATAATAGTTAAAGTTTTCAAGGTAGGCTCTGATGTAAAGGTGTAATGATTAATTCATTgacctaaaaaaaaagattatattttacatcaaTTAGTAATGTTTATTAACggtgaattaattattaattttatataccatATTTAATGTCTATGTATCTCAATGCGTATACATATTCCATAGAAATACTTACTTCGACATTAGGTGAGCGAGATAATGCATAAATAACTCCTTCGGCAACTTCTTTGTCCGATAACATTAATAGTTTGTTTATAACATCTTGggacaaattaaaattgtcAACCATATCGGTTTTCACAATACCTGGGCTAATACTCTGAAGAAATAATGAAcagtaataaatttgtttgttaTAACGAACTGATaaggataaatattaaaacgaactTCATCCTATATTTAAATCtaacttcttttatatatatatatatatatatatatatatatatatacacataaaagaaatttcattgtgatagaaaaaaatggtaGAGACGTACTGTAACTTTAATATCTAACCCATCATTCATGATCTCATTACGAACACTTTCGCACATGCCTGTAATAGCGTACTTGCTGGATGGATACAAGCTGAATGGTAGTTTTATACTTTTCGCATCATGGCCAGaaatacttaaaataaaaatcaatttatttttgataacgaACGTGTGATAAACAATAAGAggaaatatctatatacgtaagtataatCGTGTTACAGATTTGTCTGATCACGCTACTTTCAtaaacatagaaatatattttgttttacctattaatattgataatgtGTCCTTGCGTTTTTGATTTAGACATTAATCTAACAGCTTCTCTAGTGCAGATAGCAATAGCGATCACATTCACGTCCATTATATTACGGAAATTTTCCGTTGTTCCATCTATAACAAAGATATGAtcttaatatcgatatatatgtttctatttatatttacaaacttACATTGAtatcgttgttttcttttttttcttttcttttttcttcgaaaatcttatacgatataaacaaatatgacCTTGTTCACTTAAACGCTATTAAGAATATCTAACGATATTCGATCATATAagattatcaataattatcgtatcattttaattggataaaggaaagaaaagataaaaagaaataagccattttataaacaattataattatattcattcttGATATTCTATATTCGaggtaattttatttaattatcttttttattatttattaattcttggTTCGTTAAGCATCATTAAATATCTGATTTGTCTTATCTAATTGTACGTATCAAATATGATAAGATTATAACATCAATATACAGAAGATTTACCAAAAATGTTCACAGGATTTTAAAAGTAGATAGTAcctattaattaaattaagtgaaataaacaattcttgattattataaattgaaatattgcttttcaatttataaatatcatcgatttgatattcatttatcatcttactttgatatttataacttCTTATCTacgatgtattataaaaatgcatatttacttaatttaaATAGCTTTTTAGAGATGTTATATTCTCTGCTGTAAATTTGTATATCCttgatgaaatataaattaattaataataaatttttcatatataccaataaaaatatataatatttttatatatataggatgtcTCGTAGTTTCGGGTAAGATCGCTTCGgtataattcgatataatttatttgtctGATGtagttatattaaaagaatataaataataaaaatgatctataaGAATATTGTCATAGgtatattttcgttattaacaaacttgttattaataaaaatatatttttgaaacttAGCATATAATTTAgcaattttttcatattcaagGTATAAAAccagaaataaattaaattaaaattatttggaaAATCAATATTGATTTCTTACTTTGTGTATATTGTTTGCGAATATCGTAGcaaagatatttctatttatcatGAATTTCTCTGATCGAGGTCATATTTATTGATCTTTAAAATGGTCACTTACAATGATTGCCAATGTCAATTATTCGAGTCACGTTGTTTAACAGAGGAAGATTccctttcaaataattttttttattaagatatattctcaatataaaatttatcgatatctgtaatttttttatctagaaaaaaaaaaagatcagaactttaaagagatttttttttctaggatAGTGAAGTAAATTCtctatcgataaaatacaaaacacatatcgataaaatttcaaaatatttttaatatttcttaggattttcctttttataaatattttattaaaaattcttagtTTTCTTTAAGGGTGTTCATTACCTTTCGCTCGAAGTATGTGTGACTTCAGCGACaggtatataaatgatatgaaCTACGGATCGAATGAGGAACATTGTCCCCACCATGCGTCTATCGTATCATTTAAAGTTGTGTCGATTATTCTCATTTCACGCATTCATAATTGTTTTCGTGTGGGTAAAATAAGTGGATAGTAGCCTGTGAACTCACAGTCTTTCATGTGtacattttttcttgataGTGTCCTTTGTCTCGTAATGACCGTGTTAGATATGACGTCGGTACACATTTATTTCATGATAAAtgcatgaaaataataaatataattgacacATATAAGAActagtatataaatttgtgacaaaaaataagattttattgaatgctttcttaaaaataattagtggatacttat
It includes:
- the LOC122630611 gene encoding farnesol dehydrogenase-like — its product is MERWSGKIALVTGASVGIGAKIAEELAKYGLKVVAIARRLNKLEELKTKVEAQKLPGKIYPMKCDVSKEEEILNIFKWIKEELGEVNVLINNAGIIVNEKIIDGTTENFRNIMDVNVIAIAICTREAVRLMSKSKTQGHIININSISGHDAKSIKLPFSLYPSSKYAITGMCESVRNEIMNDGLDIKVTSISPGIVKTDMVDNFNLSQDVINKLLMLSDKEVAEGVIYALSRSPNVEVNELIITPLHQSLP